In Motacilla alba alba isolate MOTALB_02 chromosome 4A, Motacilla_alba_V1.0_pri, whole genome shotgun sequence, the genomic window CTGCATCCATGATGTGATTTTCACACGTGCTAAAATCGAGGTTCTTAGCTTTAAAAACACCCTTCTTCTTTGAGGTCTTAAAGGGAACTCTGCTGCCTGGTTTTGAATGTCTGAGCAGAGCACTGAccagagcaaagcagctggCCTTGACAAGGACAAATGAAAGGACACAGTTTGCCCATTTGGAGCTTTGCTGGACAAGCCCCTGAGAAATAGCTCTGCCTTCAGAACATATCCTGCCCGAGGTGGTGAGGAGCTAGAGGATGGACTTCCAGAGGGTCCTGCCGGACTAAATTCTTCTGGCTCCGATATTTCATCTCCTGGTACAATTAGACTATTGAAAAAATCCAATGAGCAGATATTACCAGTTAATGCCTTCCACATGGAGTGCAGTTTTTGACTGGGTGTGGATTTTGACTCGGGTCTTCTCAGAACCTCCTTCTGtggtccctgcagggagggtATCTTCCACCTGCCAGAGGCCACTGAATCATGCCAACTCAGCTGCTTGCCATCACCTGAGCCTGTGCAGACAAAGTGCCATCTACCCCAAAATGGACCCATTCTGCTCTAGTGTTTGCTCCTAGTGATCAAAAATCAGAGCAAAGGCTTTTAGTCGCTTGGGTGCATGCACGATGAAACCAGCAGAACATTTCAagagttgtattttttttttccttttggttgcTCTTGTTGAAGTATCCTGAAGATGACTGAGGAGATGGGCTATAAGGTTACccacacagagagaaatatgTCAGTCATAACCACGTCCTTGGCCCTCTTGGTGCTGCGTCCAGATCCCAGCCTGTTTGGAGGACTGGCCTTTGGCATTGCCTCTTATGACAGAGGTGTGGATCTCAAGGTGAGAGCAAAGTATCACCTCAGGGACCACTGACTAAACCAGACAATTCTCCCACTCTTTTGCCTCATTTTGAATTTGACCTGAGCATGGCACCTCTGAGCATATAATCTTTCTCCTGCAGATCAGTGTACAAGAAAACCCTTTCAGAAAGTCTTTGGCCTCTGTGTTTTTGCCAAAATCCCTGAAGAACTTCCTAGGCATCGAGTACTCTGACCCAGACAAGCGTTCAAAGATCCAGTTCAAGTTTTTTGGCACTACTTCACTTTTTCTGGTAACTATGACTCCCAGCAAACCCTAACACAGCAGAAATGGGCTCAGCAGTTCTCAGTGCCtacaaaaagaaatctcattCCCAGCATCATCTGTTCTGGGCATATTAGCATCAGACTGACGGAGGGATGTGCAGGCAAAATGTGCTCAGGCAGCAAAACCTTCTCTGAGGCAAGGATGCTCTGAGAGGTGCCTGTAGACCTTagactttttttcattttctgtagctGATGTTATTCTAGTCCTCCtgttctgcaggaaaagaaCATGCCCTAACCTTCTCTGATAGTAAGGATGATGCATAGCATATGGCAAATATCACAACAATATTTTCAAGACTTATGTctctattaaaataatatagCAGCATGATGTGCAGGATTTATGACTATTCTAGTACTTACTTTTCTTAAGGATGGGTGGGTATAATTTAGAAAGGGAgacatttctttgaaatgatGGCTCGTACAGTGCGCTGAACAATGCTTTGCACAACGAAGGAGCATTCACAGTTGTGTCTCCTGTCTAATGAGCTTAGTGATGTACAACCAAGTGTTTAAATGTACTGAAACCATTACACAGCTTTCTCAATCCAGCTGAAGCATGTGAAACTCAGGTCCTCTTCAGCTGATGTGGACACtgttcctgagctgcagctaaCTACGTGTTTTGATGATGTAGCAAGTAGCTAAATTACATCAGTCATCCCATGGAGTTTAGCTGATCACCATATCCAAGgaatacagttaaaaaaaaaattagagcagggcagagcttgGATTCATTTTGCATGTGTGTGCTTTCCCCCTGCAGGATGACAGTTTAACGATGGAGAGGTTGAACACTTATGTTGTGAGTGCCAGCATTGAAAATACATCAATTCAGAACCTTAACGAGCCTGTGACTGTCACTCTCCAGCACATAGACCAGAACAGGGTAGGATGTGTTCATTTCATCAGGGATGGGGTGAGGCAAAGCTGACTTCACTTACCCTTTCAATAAACTGGGAACAGGACAAATAAACTTAAAACACCTTGCTGCCTGATCTCTCCATGATGCATGGACCCAAACATTGACTGACCACACACATCTCAGTGTTTAATAATTCCTTGCAGATCACTAAAGCTTGTGTCTGCTCTCTAAATCCATACTTAGCAACAAGGAACATTCTTATTGTTTCCTTGTTCTGATctaggcaattttttttttcaaagaatagTTTATTTGCCAGAAAATAGTGGGTTTTGGATTGGACTGAAATTATTTATCCTTGATTTGAATTTGGAAAATAGGTTAGGTCACCAAAAGAGaggaacttttaaaaaatgcaaaaccttGCAAAgatgttttgaaaaacaaattgcTTTGTCTTGTTTACGTCTATTATATATTTAAGTTTATACTTTAACCTGAAGTCTAAACTTAGTCTAAAGTCTAAACAGACTTTAACCTAAAGTCTATTTTTAAGTGGGTGTGGGTCAAACTTTTTGATTGAATTCCTCAGCATTTTTGCGCTGCTAATGTTTAAGGTCCAGTCTCCACAGGAGTATATTACAAACCcaaggcagaagaaaattattcagtAAGAACTTGGTTAAAGTTTGCATTAATGAGGGCTTGTAATTGCTGCTTTCGTGGTAAAATGCTCTTTCCATTCAGCAAATATATACCCAGAAATTTCACCCAGATATCCCCTCTCTTCTGTCATTTTTACTCTACTGGGCCATCTGGCacctttcagattttttttttcgttgaccttttaaaattatcttaattaaatatttaatgagtTATCATCCAAACCTACACCTTTGGCTCTGTGCCTAATTATATTTGACAGCCTACAAATCACACATCTTAACAGCTTATCTGTTAGGCTAGCTTCCTGTAAACTCTGTGCATTAATAAACTTTATTAatgatataataaaaataaaagtaaatgaATCTGTGCCTTGGAAAAGTTTGCTGCAGCCTTATGAGTAACAAACTAGAATGTCCCCAAGGGAAATCATTGCATTGAATATCCATTTCCATCTGTTCAGCTCTCACTTGTCTTCCCTGCCTGGTTTCAGAGAGGGGGAATTGCTGAAATTCTAAAGTAAAGGTTTCttgtagcattttttttttcaaatgtataaAATCTCAGGTTGTTATTGCAGGTCTTAGTCATAATTTTTGAATTTCACCAGTAATTTGGTGTGACATCTCAGGCACTGCGTGGACCCAATGAGATTAGACACGGGAATTGGTCTAAGGTGAACGATTTGTCAGATTTGCTGCTGTCCTTTAAAGACTATGAGGTATTGAAAGATACAGATAAAACCGAGAAAATCACTGACTCACAGGATTTCCCTTGCTAAAGGGGAAGGCAAAAAGTGGGGCTCTGCAAGGTTAGTGCCACGGGTGAGATGGCCAATATCCCAGCTGGCTCCCCAAGCCAAGTGTCCGACTGCCCCGTACCACGTGGCGTCTCCGCTCACCCGCAGACCCCCTGCAGCACCGCACACAGATAACCACAGACATAAGTGGGCTTTGCTGCCAAGCAGCGCAGGGGTAATCAAATCCGAGTGCCTCGGTTATACACCCCAATTCGAGGTGAGACACGCCACCTGCAAGTGCAGACAGAGTGCATATGTCCTGAAGAAAtgtcacagcctcctttcttctgtttccagGGCAATGCAGCAGTGCACTGCGTCTTCTGGGACTTTGGGAAAAACAGTAAGTGTTACTTGCTGAgctggctctgtccccaccGTCGCAGAGGCTTTGGTTTCTTGACATTGCACCTTGAAACTTgagtgtgtgctgctgctttgtgtttaTGTCAACACCTCAGTACTCAGCGTTATCCCCAGGGACATGGGTATGGCATTGTGCAGTGCTGCATCTACATGAATAAGGAGAATTTGCccaagagaaaggcagaaacGCAATGAAATACCAGATGAACTCTTACTGTGACTTCAGGGAATACAGTAGGGGCTTTGCTGGGATCAGGTCTTTAAAATGGCTCAGGCGGTCACCAGAGAGTGATAACTGTGAATTGAGTTAACTCAGAGCATATGGGAGAGGTTTCCTCTGCAATTACTAGGAGTAGAAATGATTTGCTTCTTTCTGATCAGAATCTTAGCTTCTGAATATGTGACACAGACCTCAATAACAGGGTCATAACATTCAGTCTTACCAGGAAAGATCTGGCTGTTTCAGTGCTGCACTCTGCCTAAACAAACCCTCTGCCCTGTGTGcgtttcttttcttctgtttccacATCCTCCAGCACAATCTCACCCAGCACTAGGTTCTTTATGTTCTTTCCATGTGTGCAAATATGTAAAtgactttaaatatttcttcattccACCAAAAGCTTTCATCCAAATTTTGAGGTTCTCAGGCAACTACAGAAGATGTGTTTCGGTGTGAAATCTCACTTGTGTGCTGTTAAATGACCCTGCAATCTGTGCTAACTTGAGCTTGTCTTCACACACCCTGCATGCTGCAGAGCTATAAATGATGGAGGATGACTAACTCTgcttaaaaatcctttttccttATTACACAGATGGACTGGGTGGTTGGAATACATCAGGGTGTGAAATGGAATATACAGATATGAATTATACAATCTGTTTCTGTAACCATCTTACCCATTTTGGAGTCCTACTGGTGAGTACTCCATGAATCATCTCCCAGAAAGTCCCGTGGCACTAAACAAAGCCATCTCTAGCCTTGGAGAAGAGACAGGAGATTCATATCTATACAAGCTCTTAGATATCTGCAATGTTGCCAAAATCAGCACtaacaaagaaaacagttaTAATAATTTAATGGTGTGAAGTCCTTTAAACGTCACTTGCTTCGAGGCAGTTTTGTTTTAGTAGTTTGTACTTCGCAGTGTAACTTAATCAACCTTAATATGCGTAGGAAGTATTGTGTTAAATTTATTAACTGCCAGCGACAACTAATGGCATTACACCTTCTTGAAAGTTTTGTCTATGCTCCATCAGAAAGTGAAGTTTAGTATAAATATGGGACATGTCATAATCTAGCACCTCTTATTTCTCTGTAATACAGAGAAAACTGCccctaaaagaaaaatgtcaaaagctGGGATGACTGCCTGAGAGTGGGCTGCACAAATTGCAAAGAGACAGGCGGGTTCTAAGCAAATCAAGTAGATGAAGTTGTCTATTCCTGGTAGGACACAGCCCACGGGATGGGGTGAGGCCGCACCTTTGCCTTTAGATGCTTCCCCTGGAAGTCAGCATggccctgctccagaggcaaAAGCTCTGCTGGGACTAAAATTGTGACTTTACAGAAAGGAATAGAGAAGGTTCAGATCCCAGACACTTGCTTAAGTTTTTGTTCAAGCAAGAAGAATTCAGTCTGATTTTCAGATCACACCTCGCGCTGTCTCTTTGGTAATCAGCACAGCTGTAGCTCTTCAGCAGCATCCTCCATGGGACATTGGAGATGTAGGTTACTGGTCAAAATAGAagagaagctgtgtcagggaacAACAAAATCCTCTCAATGttcctcctggcagcagctgtggagaaGCAGGGCCCAGCCTCCTGTCTGATTTTGCAGTGGTGCTTTCTGGGCAGGGAGGATCTACAATGCTCTAAGGCATGTAGAAGGTTTGTGCAGTTCCCACGCATGGCAGCTGCCACTGAAGCAAAGTCGTTTTTCCTACAAAGTGAACTCCTGGTGGAATAATTTTGGTAAGATCCTGGAATCCATATTCACTTTGCAGTTTCTGAAGAATAGCTTTTCTAGCTTCACAACTTATTGCCGGATACTTTAAATACTGCAGGTTAATTTGCCATTTACTAGTTTGAATAGTCTGTGGGACTATACCATAAGAAacacataaatatattaatggaAAATCTCCAAAAGTAGCAGTAAGCAGAACAGTAATTTCACAATGTGAAAGGAATTTTCTAAATCTGTCTTGGCAAACAACTGTGTTTCTTTATATTGTAACACAGGACTTGGCCCGGACAGAAATAGATGTCACACATGATCATATATTAACTCTGATAAGCTATGCAGGATGTGGtgcttcttccctttttttgggAATAACGCTCATGACATACCTAACTCTTGAGTAAGTATGATCCTTTTCCTTATgctgattttaatattttggcaATAAGGAATTTGCAGCAATTACCAGAATGCTTGCTAGTATTTGATGCTGTGATGCATAAAGGGGAAGACTGAGAGTTGACAGTATaaatattgctttattttgatGTCTGTCTGCTGCAAAATTAGAGAGATTTGAGTACTTCTGCCTCGATACAAGCACCTATCTGAACTGTTCAGCAATTTTTATGTTCCTAAATTTCACACAATAATTGAATGCTTTGGATTGGAAGTGATTACTAAGAGGTCCTCTAGTTCCAGCACCCTGCCATTGGCAGGGACCCTTTCCACTAGACCacattgctccaagccccatccagtctggccttgggGGCTTCCAGGGacggagcagccacagcttctctgggcaacctgtgccagggcctcaccactctcacagtaaaatgtctgtaaaaagtaaaaatttctgTCGTTTCAAAAATTCATCCCCGGACATGGGTGAGTTATTACATGAAGAATCTGGAATATTCCTGTGCAGagggttagggttaggctgcAAACCCACTCCTGTAGGGAGTAAATAGGCTGTAAATTGGATGACGCAGTGATAACCTTGTGCACTTCCCCCTTCCTTTTAGGAAGGTGCGGAGAGACAACCCCTCAAAAATTCTGCTCAACCTTTGTGCTGCGCTGCTGATGCTGAACATTGTCTTCCTCACCAATTCCTGGCTGACCTCATTCAACCAGCCAGGCCTCTGCATCATTGTGGCCACGCTCCTCCACTATTTCCTTCTTGCAGCATTCACGTGGATGTGCCTGGAGTCTGTTCACTTTTATTTGGCTCTTGTCAAAGTTTTCAATGTATATGTCCCAAAGTACATCCTAAAATGCTGCATTGCTGGCTGGGGTAAGTACACTGATTTCCTCTCCACTTCTGTGCTTGTCAACTTCTCTAAGATTGGggcatttttacagaaataagtGAAGATACTGAGCTCGCAGAAATGCGATGCACACCCTGCGCTGTAGGGATGGATCTCTTCCCCGAGCTGTTCAGTTTAActttcttctgccctgggaGACATTAGCAGAGAGTGCTTGTTGGTCCCTGCACAGTCGTATGCAACTGAAAGTTGGGTGTAAGGCACTGCTTTCTTACCCCTCTTGCCTTTATAGGATGATTTACCAGGGTACCTCACATGAGTGGCAGTAATGCTACCCACAGCCTTCACCCCTATGTGGGGATGCTCAGAGGTAATTTTAACTCCTTCTCTTGGCCTTGTGTCCATTTTTGGCATTCTCTTCCCGATTCCCATGCACAGAGTGGACTTGGCTTTCATTCGTTGTTCTCCCAAGGACTTCCCTATCAGAAGTCTTGTTTGGGAGAAACATACCAAAAAGAACCCAAATTCTGGTTCACCTGTTAGAAAAGGTGTTATCAGAGGCACTGATCTAGAGCAGAATTTGGGCTGTATTATTTGGTCAATGTTAGATGCTGTTTTAagggttggtttttggttttttgttgttgtttttttttttttgctcttgaaTAGTATGCAGCATATTATCGTCCCTATCCTCAAATCTGATGTCCCGCACAATGGTTCTCAGGGGCAGCCATCCTTGATGGTGCTGTTGGCAGCAGCTGTTCTCTACAGAAAAgccagaactgaaaaaaatctgggaaatgtGTGAAAGGGAAGACTGATAAAGCACTGCCTGGGAAACATGTGTCTCTATGAGCtcttaaaacaaaatgctgtggTCTGCTTATCCTTTGACGCTCAGCTTTTGTAATAGtcagttggttttattttaccAGATTGGATGATGTTTGAAGACTCAGAAACATtttgcaaacacacacagatatttttatgCCTACTCATTTGTAATTTGCATAAATAAGGAGATTAAACCTGCTACGCTACACATTTAATTACAGTTGTTTCACAAGGAGTTCTGGGGGTAGAATTTGATCTGAAGATGCACACGTCCGCTGTAATTATGTATCAGAGATTATCTGACATCTTTccatattcttatttttttcttttgagtcaaactacttatttttcttttgctttccacaTTAGGAATACCAGCTACTGTAATTACTCTTGTGCTCATTATAAATAAGGACTTCTATGGCAATGGGTCACTCTCCAAGAGCCATCCTTACAGCAATTTGTAAGTATAATACTTTAAGCTTTTTGATGGTCACCAGAGTATCTGAAAAATACAAGGGATAATCAGAAAAAACTCACTTTTGTCTCCTCTCCTTCATCTTTACTCTCTCCTTTCAGTGGTTCTGGTTCATaggaacattttaaatgcatggCTACTACATGGAGTAATTTTCACATCGATGAACTTGGCTTGAGGACAGGGAGGGTTTCTGCCAGTCAActccatttttagtttctgTGAAATTCTTTTATTGCATTAATGCAGTCtaattgaatatttttatgtgcttCTGCATGTTCTGGGTTTCTGGTAAAAATCTAAAGGCACAATAAGTGCTCCTGTATTTTGcccatttccttctgtttcgttttttttttttttttaatatcaattCACATCATTCGCTCATCATAATTTCAAGTAGTTTTATTTCAATTGTCTCAacctcttcccttttccagtgGGAAAACTCTGCCttctttcatccttttttaaaaagcttttataGCAAAGAATGCTTCCATTTTTCCACCTGCTTCTTGTTTAACACAATCACTTGTTGGTGAAGATTACCTGGAGTATTTAAGTTTTCTCCCATCAGAGAGGCTACACACACCTGTGACACCTCAGAGGGAAAGTTGGTACCcatctttaacaaaaaaagacacaaagagaaaaagaagtaaaattcaCTAATTTATGCCTAAGGAAAAGCTAAGCAGTGGTATGCTATTATTTGGACCCCTAGTTAAGTCATATTCCACTTGGTTTTCCTAAGGCAGCATGTCTTTGTATTTATACATTATTAAGTTGTGAAACAATCCTCAGGTTTATCTGAATTTGCCAGAAATATCCTTGTCCTAAAGTTACCAAATTTCCACAGCATCcataaaaaaagacaagtgCAGGCATTCCATGAATGTCCTCATTGGGAGAAAATAACTAGTGCTAGGGAATACCCCTAACTAGGCATTGGATAACCATACAGAATGCTTATTTGGGGAACCAGCTTCCTGAGTTTCCCCCTCGCAAAAGTCCTTATTGAATACATACCTCTTTCTTGCAGTTGCTGGATCCAGGACAACACAGTGTTTTACATCTCTGTTGTGGCCtatttcttcttaatatttttGATGAATACATCTATGTTCATCACTGTTCTCCTTCAAATCCACTCTGTGAAAGCAAGGACACAAAAGACATCCAGATTCTGGAAACGGGGTGCTCTCCAGGACCTCAAAAGTGCTTTCAGCCTGATGTTTCTTTTGGGCTTAACTTGGGGCTTTGCCTTTTTTGCCTGGGGAACAGTGAGGATATTTTTCTTGTATCTCTTCAGCATATTCAACACCTTGCAAGGTAATTTCTGAAGGGAGTGGTGCTATAAACACAAGGGTTCAGGGATGTGAAATAACAATACATCTGTAATAGCATGTCACTCA contains:
- the ADGRG4 gene encoding adhesion G-protein coupled receptor G4; translation: MHEAADRTEFRSNDSGPHFHTKYSQCQRFASKKETEEASAFSQASSTRAPTLSPVSPASTNGTVPLGFFHVHMKFSLVYKMERAPDCYDARRLLEHWFNIIFTGEGFVVTNLKVRDNYPHHGAYKRTHGKVKQISQSFVCKATVKTTSLEIPEVLSLKIKELLNDTYKEGPFSLYVKPEDVAVKSIALVGCPESFFLTRYNGNYSWPVTSPASETEVTCRKNPPRSAQRSCEISIELEQAFWKKPNVTKCKLLEKLPNNILDLQDIKLTEENAQDVVQYILYLLPDATLCEEELEIVASKISDIVELADVSVTLAESVLSILDYILLREIEDENFRKITNCILKMTEEMGYKVTHTERNMSVITTSLALLVLRPDPSLFGGLAFGIASYDRGVDLKISVQENPFRKSLASVFLPKSLKNFLGIEYSDPDKRSKIQFKFFGTTSLFLDDSLTMERLNTYVVSASIENTSIQNLNEPVTVTLQHIDQNRALRGPNEIRHGNWSKVNDLSDLLLSFKDYEGNAAVHCVFWDFGKNNGLGGWNTSGCEMEYTDMNYTICFCNHLTHFGVLLDLARTEIDVTHDHILTLISYAGCGASSLFLGITLMTYLTLEKVRRDNPSKILLNLCAALLMLNIVFLTNSWLTSFNQPGLCIIVATLLHYFLLAAFTWMCLESVHFYLALVKVFNVYVPKYILKCCIAGWGIPATVITLVLIINKDFYGNGSLSKSHPYSNFCWIQDNTVFYISVVAYFFLIFLMNTSMFITVLLQIHSVKARTQKTSRFWKRGALQDLKSAFSLMFLLGLTWGFAFFAWGTVRIFFLYLFSIFNTLQGFFIFVFHCLMKDEVVKQCRVHFCWGRFRLSSCSAEVHCNPSAVSPEDDETNQPFSQRILSMDTGLHYPQKVGFLH